A genome region from Coffea arabica cultivar ET-39 chromosome 7e, Coffea Arabica ET-39 HiFi, whole genome shotgun sequence includes the following:
- the LOC113700150 gene encoding uncharacterized protein isoform X1, whose amino-acid sequence MENLSHSFSKKSYGGNGFGMASHGHKSVYDDVFGGPPKFGMPTLAPRLEDYSEIFGGFHSARGSSIPILDLPVVDEAELCCDVQSSRFDYSEVFGGFNGLDFSVSFEDLVRKAYGGDDPSDDDDDDTWTPAQSNSLSDESDPSVCSERSHSLANANICNEASGIRQFDISYHKANQRSNDEVSNVTTHRAELCAMPGHTYAIDEMHASQKVEGSKLQEASDLKSSVDFGGGAAEDEQFKNNVSVPKKCAVGTSESHSYHVEKSDGHFFSQSRPFVTVNDINLRTKPSRLPPPSRPPPVFALDKPNSKLKASKTCGLEQEDDSWPSFYDVEVDGNSSMMASATLRDAMQKAQAKIRSAKESMEKKEVLQSSLKLHSQTDIKEEKLSKTFDSSKDDRVQEKSAKQDSGIKLLAEEERYKIKMNQELSDLVEREGSTDLAEKPAKRRYGKHSSSSNPVLYNSEGNFAWRQGTEYFEVFEAHIPLAFEHNRDDNVLFQMDLDEFKHSVATETTEQLGGGKEFKAAEIASKLEDQNITFEVVAETFGERLRSETAAGSSCQTQSEEKAHVGVSYCESEVSKGKMKMAKQHEDSRKIGNVTNKSGQMNTKADLHVAEVEAKSHLRGVSEGPDTDKIAMDVHARKPNDRRSRENFEMNYCARLDKVGKQDGNEKGETNQDEKKKQQEEYHESQKDERKQKEVCGRKENQRLHKEVVKSEDDEKRLKGATEHAENEKDFKKSFEKSENKNSQELDCVVEKDNGRLREASNLVDSDDFELTPSYDHEDGQSDACEPGKGEVKVEEVEEQEDNNNGSNMVFVEDVEDVSIVANASEKSIHVSEEAGKHEEFCGHVKDAEQSMRDDKDKQGNLDQVTNLPMERENIKAFGETGKLTDEMNAPFLPGKLDKNCGELETIQESFSYEENDFPTGAKDGELGLHQGAANLLVENKSHSFGKIQNELRCQKLEKGTVDVNNCPYLHEHGIDSNEAGTGIENSSLQEKEVSRRACDPEITAVASHEQGWRVKMNNGVQITINKESLKDNVRPCQPCMWADNVQVIGAGLSTVREDRENGCNAGQRCGQNVERKEKNLNETVAQEDNKIAERLQTEREELLRKMEEEREREREREKDRMAVDKATLEARDRSYAEARGRAERAAVERPTAEVRQRAMSVAREKLEKASFEARERSVPDKASVEARIRAERAAVERATLEARQRAFEKAMADKVSFEARERVERSVSDKYSASSKTVEIRQSSSFRDLPDFQSQSAGTSNVLRYSYSTAHAGLEGESPQRCKARLERYRRTAERAAKALAEKNMRDLLAQREQAERNRLAETLDAEVKRWSSGKGGNLRALLSTLQYILGPDCGWQPIPLTEVITSAAVKKAYRKATLCVHPDKLQQRGASIQQKYICEKVFDLLKEAWNTFNSEEW is encoded by the exons atggAAAACCTCTCGCATTCGTTTTCGAAGAAGAGCTACGGCGGAAATGGCTTTGGAATGGCCAGTCATGGTCATAAATCGGTCTACGACGACGTTTTTGGCGGTCCGCCTAAGTTCGGCATGCCAACTTTGGCGCCTCGTCTTGAAGACTACAGTGAAATTTTCGGAGGTTTTCACTCGGCCAGAGGCTCTTCTATTCCGATTTTGGATCTTCCGGTGGTGGACGAAGCGGAGCTCTGTTGTGATGTTCAGAGCTCCAGGTTTGACTACTCTGAAGTTTTCGGAGGCTTTAACGGCCTGGATTTTAGTGTGTCATTTGAGGATTTGGTTAGGAAAGCTTACGGTGGAGATGATCCttctgatgatgatgatgatgatacaTG GACTCCAGCACAAAGCAACTCTTTGTCAGATGAATCAGATCCTTCGGTTTGTTCTGAAAGAAGTCATAGCTTGGCAAATGCGAATATCTGCAATGAAGCAAGTGGCATTAGGCAGTTTGATATCTCATATCACAAGGCTAACCAAAGAAGCAACGATGAGGTATCAAATGTGACAACACACAGAGCTGAATTATGTGCTATGCCTGGACATACTTATGCGATTGATGAAATGCATGCTTCACAAAAAGTTGAAGGATCAAAGTTGCAAGAAGCCAGTGATCTGAAATCCAGTGTGGATTTTGGTGGGGGAGCAGCAGAAGACGAGCAGTTTAAAAACAATGTATCTGTACCAAAGAAATGTGCCGTTGGAACATCTGAAAGTCATTCCTACCATGTAGAAAAATCTGACGGACATTTTTTTTCTCAGAGTCGGCCATTTGTAACTGTAAATGACATCAATCTCAGAACAAAGCCTTCTCGGTTGCCACCCCCGTCAAGACCACCGCCAGTTTTTGCATTGGACAAACCAAATTCAAAGCTTAAAGCTTCTAAGACTTGTGGTTTGGAACAGGAAGATGATAGTTGGCCATCTTTCTATGATGTAGAAGTAGATGGAAATTCATCTATGATGGCTTCTGCCACTTTAAGAGATGCCATGCAGAAAGCTCAGGCAAAAATAAGGAGTGCAAAAGAATCAATGGAGAAAAAAGAGGTTTTACAAAGCTCCTTGAAACTGCATTCACAGACTGACATCAAGGAAGAGAAGCTGAGCAAGACTTTTGACAGTTCTAAAGACGACAGAGTGCAAGAAAAAAGTGCAAAACAAGACAGTGGAATAAAACTTCTCGCTgaggaagaaaggtacaaaataaAGATGAATCAGGAACTTTCGGATTTGGTTGAAAGAGAAGGCTCTACTGATTTAGCTGAAAAACCTGCAAAAAGAAGATACGGCAAACATAGTAGCTCATCAAATCCAGTACTCTATAATTCTGAAGGAAATTTTGCTTGGCGACAAGGCACAGAATACTTTGAAGTTTTTGAAGCACATATACCCTTAGCTTTTGAGCACAATAGGGATGACAACGTGTTATTCCAAATGGATTTGGATGAGTTCAAACACTCGGTTGCCACTGAAACAACTGAGCAGTTAGGAGGTGGAAAGGAATTTAAAGCAGCAGAGATAGCTTCTAAGTTGGAAGATCAAAACATTACGTTTGAAGTGGTTGCAGAAACTTTTGGTGAAAGGTTGAGATCAGAAACAGCTGCTGGATCAAGTTGTCAAACACAGTCTGAGGAAAAAGCACATGTAGGTGTTAGTTACTGTGAATCAGAAGTGAGTAAAGGGAAAATGAAAATGGCCAAGCAGCATGAAGACAGTAGAAAGATAGGAAATGTCACTAACAAGAGTGGACAAATGAACACAAAAGCTGACTTGCATGTAGCTGAAGTTGAAGCTAAAAGTCATCTCAGGGGTGTCAGTGAAGGACCAGATACTGATAAAATTGCCATGGATGTTCATGCAAGGAAACCAAATGATAGGAGATCAAGagaaaattttgagatgaaTTATTGTGCAAGACTTGATAAGGTTGGTAAACAAGATGGAAAtgaaaaaggagaaacaaaTCAAGATGAGAAAAAGAAGCAGCAAGAAGAGTATCACGAATCACAAAAGGacgagaggaaacaaaaagaagttTGTGGTAGGAAAGAGAATCAGAGGCTTCACAAAGAAGTTGTAAAATCTGAAGATGATGAGAAGAGACTCAAAGGAGCGACTGAGCATGCTGAGAATGAAAAGGATTTCAAGAAGTCTTTTGAGAAAtcagaaaataaaaatagtCAAGAATTGGATTGCGTAGTAGAGAAGGACAATGGGAGGCTTAGAGAGGCTTCTAACCTGGTAGACAGTGATGACTTTGAATTGACTCCTTCATATGATCATGAAGACGGACAAAGTGATGCTTGTGAACCAGGCAAGGGTGAGGTTAAAGTTGAAGAGGTTGAAGAGCAGGAAGACAACAATAATGGATCAAACATGGTTTTTGTGGAAGATGTTGAAGATGTCTCCATAGTAGCTAATGCATCAGAAAAAAGCATACATGTAAGTGAAGAGGCTGGTAAGCATGAAGAGTTTTGTGGACATGTCAAAGATGCAGAGCAGTCTATGAGGGATGACAAGGACAAGCAAGGGAATTTGGATCAAGTAACTAACCTGCCCATGGAAAGGGAGAATATCAAGGCATTTGGAGAGACAGGCAAACTGACTGATGAGATGAATGCTCCCTTTTTACCTGGGAAGCTTGATAAGAATTGTGGAGAGctggaaacaattcaagaatctTTTTCATATGAAGAAAATGATTTTCCAACTGGAGCAAAAGATGGTGAATTGGGACTCCATCAAGGAGCAGCTAATCTTCTAGTTGAAAATAAATCTCACTCATTTGGCAAGATTCAGAATGAGTTGCGATGTCAAAAGCTTGAAAAAGGAACAGTGGATGTCAACAATTGTCCATATTTACATGAGCATGGGATAGATTCTAATGAAGCTGGCACTGGCATTGAAAACTCATCTCTACAGGAAAAAGAAGTCTCCCGAAGGGCATGTGATCCTGAGATCACAGCAGTAGCAAGTCATGAACAAGGCTGGAGGGTGAAGATGAACAATGGTGTTCAGATCACTATCAACAAGGAATCCTTGAAGGACAATGTTAGGCCATGTCAACCATGCATGTGGGCTGATAATGTACAGGTAATTGGAGCTGGCTTATCAACTGTACGGGAAGACAGAGAAAATGGATGCAATGCAGGTCAAAGATGCGGCCAAAATGTCgaaaggaaagagaagaatCTGAATGAGACTGTTGCTCAGGAAGATAATAAAATAGCAGAAAGATTGCAAACGGAAAGAGAAGAGCTTCTAAGAAAGATGGaagaagagagggagagagagagggaaagagaaaaggacAGGATGGCTGTTGATAAAGCCACCCTGGAAGCTCGTGATAGGTCATATGCTGAAGCCCGTGGAAGAGCAGAAAGAGCTGCTGTTGAAAGACCCACTGCTGAAGTTCGGCAAAGAGCAATGTCTGTGGCTCGAGAAAAATTAGAGAAGGCATCTTTCGAGGCTAGGGAGAGATCTGTACCTGATAAGGCATCTGTGGAGGCAAGGATCAGGGCCGAGCGTGCTGCAGTAGAAAGAGCTACTCTAGAGGCTAGGCAACGTGCTTTTGAAAAAGCAATGGCTGACAAGGTTTCCTTTGAAGCACGAGAAAGAGTAGAAAGATCAGTTTCTGATAAATACTCTGCTTCTTCCAAAACTGTTGAAATAAGACAGAGCTCTTCCTTCCGT GATCTACCGGACTTTCAGTCACAGAGTGCTGGAACTTCAAATGTGTTGCGATATTCATATTCTACAGCCCATGCCG GACTCGAAGGCGAATCACCTCAGAGGTGCAAAGCTCGATTGGAGAGATATCGTAGAACAGCAGAGCGTGCA GCGAAAGCTTTGGCTGAGAAAAACATGCGTGATCTTCTTGCCCAAAGAGAACAAGCAGAGAGGAAT AGATTAGCGGAGACTCTGGATGCTGAAGTTAAGAGATGGTCAAGTGGGAAAGGAGGGAATCTTCGGGCGCTGCTTTCGACGTTGCAATAT ATTCTTGGGCCAGATTGTGGTTGGCAGCCAATTCCATTAACTGAAGTTATAACTTCTGCAGCGGTAAAGAAAGCTTACAGGAAGGCCACTCTTTGTGTTCACCCTGACAAATTACAACAACGTGGTGCTAGCATTCAACAGAAGTATATATGTGAGAAAGTGTTTGATCTTTTGAAG GAAGCCTGGAACACATTTAACTCTGAGGAATGGTAG
- the LOC113700150 gene encoding uncharacterized protein isoform X2: MENLSHSFSKKSYGGNGFGMASHGHKSVYDDVFGGPPKFGMPTLAPRLEDYSEIFGGFHSARGSSIPILDLPVVDEAELCCDVQSSRFDYSEVFGGFNGLDFSVSFEDLVRKAYGGDDPSDDDDDDTWTPAQSNSLSDESDPSVCSERSHSLANANICNEASGIRQFDISYHKANQRSNDEVSNVTTHRAELCAMPGHTYAIDEMHASQKVEGSKLQEASDLKSSVDFGGGAAEDEQFKNNVSVPKKCAVGTSESHSYHVEKSDGHFFSQSRPFVTVNDINLRTKPSRLPPPSRPPPVFALDKPNSKLKASKTCGLEQEDDSWPSFYDVEVDGNSSMMASATLRDAMQKAQAKIRSAKESMEKKEVLQSSLKLHSQTDIKEEKLSKTFDSSKDDRVQEKSAKQDSGIKLLAEEERYKIKMNQELSDLVEREGSTDLAEKPAKRRYGKHSSSSNPVLYNSEGNFAWRQGTEYFEVFEAHIPLAFEHNRDDNVLFQMDLDEFKHSVATETTEQLGGGKEFKAAEIASKLEDQNITFEVVAETFGERLRSETAAGSSCQTQSEEKAHVGVSYCESEVSKGKMKMAKQHEDSRKIGNVTNKSGQMNTKADLHVAEVEAKSHLRGVSEGPDTDKIAMDVHARKPNDRRSRENFEMNYCARLDKVGKQDGNEKGETNQDEKKKQQEEYHESQKDERKQKEVCGRKENQRLHKEVVKSEDDEKRLKGATEHAENEKDFKKSFEKSENKNSQELDCVVEKDNGRLREASNLVDSDDFELTPSYDHEDGQSDACEPGKGEVKVEEVEEQEDNNNGSNMVFVEDVEDVSIVANASEKSIHVSEEAGKHEEFCGHVKDAEQSMRDDKDKQGNLDQVTNLPMERENIKAFGETGKLTDEMNAPFLPGKLDKNCGELETIQESFSYEENDFPTGAKDGELGLHQGAANLLVENKSHSFGKIQNELRCQKLEKGTVDVNNCPYLHEHGIDSNEAGTGIENSSLQEKEVSRRACDPEITAVASHEQGWRVKMNNGVQITINKESLKDNVRPCQPCMWADNVQVIGAGLSTVREDRENGCNAGQRCGQNVERKEKNLNETVAQEDNKIAERLQTEREELLRKMEEEREREREREKDRMAVDKATLEARDRSYAEARGRAERAAVERPTAEVRQRAMSVAREKLEKASFEARERSVPDKASVEARIRAERAAVERATLEARQRAFEKAMADKVSFEARERVERSVSDKYSASSKTVEIRQSSSFRSQSAGTSNVLRYSYSTAHAGLEGESPQRCKARLERYRRTAERAAKALAEKNMRDLLAQREQAERNRLAETLDAEVKRWSSGKGGNLRALLSTLQYILGPDCGWQPIPLTEVITSAAVKKAYRKATLCVHPDKLQQRGASIQQKYICEKVFDLLKEAWNTFNSEEW; the protein is encoded by the exons atggAAAACCTCTCGCATTCGTTTTCGAAGAAGAGCTACGGCGGAAATGGCTTTGGAATGGCCAGTCATGGTCATAAATCGGTCTACGACGACGTTTTTGGCGGTCCGCCTAAGTTCGGCATGCCAACTTTGGCGCCTCGTCTTGAAGACTACAGTGAAATTTTCGGAGGTTTTCACTCGGCCAGAGGCTCTTCTATTCCGATTTTGGATCTTCCGGTGGTGGACGAAGCGGAGCTCTGTTGTGATGTTCAGAGCTCCAGGTTTGACTACTCTGAAGTTTTCGGAGGCTTTAACGGCCTGGATTTTAGTGTGTCATTTGAGGATTTGGTTAGGAAAGCTTACGGTGGAGATGATCCttctgatgatgatgatgatgatacaTG GACTCCAGCACAAAGCAACTCTTTGTCAGATGAATCAGATCCTTCGGTTTGTTCTGAAAGAAGTCATAGCTTGGCAAATGCGAATATCTGCAATGAAGCAAGTGGCATTAGGCAGTTTGATATCTCATATCACAAGGCTAACCAAAGAAGCAACGATGAGGTATCAAATGTGACAACACACAGAGCTGAATTATGTGCTATGCCTGGACATACTTATGCGATTGATGAAATGCATGCTTCACAAAAAGTTGAAGGATCAAAGTTGCAAGAAGCCAGTGATCTGAAATCCAGTGTGGATTTTGGTGGGGGAGCAGCAGAAGACGAGCAGTTTAAAAACAATGTATCTGTACCAAAGAAATGTGCCGTTGGAACATCTGAAAGTCATTCCTACCATGTAGAAAAATCTGACGGACATTTTTTTTCTCAGAGTCGGCCATTTGTAACTGTAAATGACATCAATCTCAGAACAAAGCCTTCTCGGTTGCCACCCCCGTCAAGACCACCGCCAGTTTTTGCATTGGACAAACCAAATTCAAAGCTTAAAGCTTCTAAGACTTGTGGTTTGGAACAGGAAGATGATAGTTGGCCATCTTTCTATGATGTAGAAGTAGATGGAAATTCATCTATGATGGCTTCTGCCACTTTAAGAGATGCCATGCAGAAAGCTCAGGCAAAAATAAGGAGTGCAAAAGAATCAATGGAGAAAAAAGAGGTTTTACAAAGCTCCTTGAAACTGCATTCACAGACTGACATCAAGGAAGAGAAGCTGAGCAAGACTTTTGACAGTTCTAAAGACGACAGAGTGCAAGAAAAAAGTGCAAAACAAGACAGTGGAATAAAACTTCTCGCTgaggaagaaaggtacaaaataaAGATGAATCAGGAACTTTCGGATTTGGTTGAAAGAGAAGGCTCTACTGATTTAGCTGAAAAACCTGCAAAAAGAAGATACGGCAAACATAGTAGCTCATCAAATCCAGTACTCTATAATTCTGAAGGAAATTTTGCTTGGCGACAAGGCACAGAATACTTTGAAGTTTTTGAAGCACATATACCCTTAGCTTTTGAGCACAATAGGGATGACAACGTGTTATTCCAAATGGATTTGGATGAGTTCAAACACTCGGTTGCCACTGAAACAACTGAGCAGTTAGGAGGTGGAAAGGAATTTAAAGCAGCAGAGATAGCTTCTAAGTTGGAAGATCAAAACATTACGTTTGAAGTGGTTGCAGAAACTTTTGGTGAAAGGTTGAGATCAGAAACAGCTGCTGGATCAAGTTGTCAAACACAGTCTGAGGAAAAAGCACATGTAGGTGTTAGTTACTGTGAATCAGAAGTGAGTAAAGGGAAAATGAAAATGGCCAAGCAGCATGAAGACAGTAGAAAGATAGGAAATGTCACTAACAAGAGTGGACAAATGAACACAAAAGCTGACTTGCATGTAGCTGAAGTTGAAGCTAAAAGTCATCTCAGGGGTGTCAGTGAAGGACCAGATACTGATAAAATTGCCATGGATGTTCATGCAAGGAAACCAAATGATAGGAGATCAAGagaaaattttgagatgaaTTATTGTGCAAGACTTGATAAGGTTGGTAAACAAGATGGAAAtgaaaaaggagaaacaaaTCAAGATGAGAAAAAGAAGCAGCAAGAAGAGTATCACGAATCACAAAAGGacgagaggaaacaaaaagaagttTGTGGTAGGAAAGAGAATCAGAGGCTTCACAAAGAAGTTGTAAAATCTGAAGATGATGAGAAGAGACTCAAAGGAGCGACTGAGCATGCTGAGAATGAAAAGGATTTCAAGAAGTCTTTTGAGAAAtcagaaaataaaaatagtCAAGAATTGGATTGCGTAGTAGAGAAGGACAATGGGAGGCTTAGAGAGGCTTCTAACCTGGTAGACAGTGATGACTTTGAATTGACTCCTTCATATGATCATGAAGACGGACAAAGTGATGCTTGTGAACCAGGCAAGGGTGAGGTTAAAGTTGAAGAGGTTGAAGAGCAGGAAGACAACAATAATGGATCAAACATGGTTTTTGTGGAAGATGTTGAAGATGTCTCCATAGTAGCTAATGCATCAGAAAAAAGCATACATGTAAGTGAAGAGGCTGGTAAGCATGAAGAGTTTTGTGGACATGTCAAAGATGCAGAGCAGTCTATGAGGGATGACAAGGACAAGCAAGGGAATTTGGATCAAGTAACTAACCTGCCCATGGAAAGGGAGAATATCAAGGCATTTGGAGAGACAGGCAAACTGACTGATGAGATGAATGCTCCCTTTTTACCTGGGAAGCTTGATAAGAATTGTGGAGAGctggaaacaattcaagaatctTTTTCATATGAAGAAAATGATTTTCCAACTGGAGCAAAAGATGGTGAATTGGGACTCCATCAAGGAGCAGCTAATCTTCTAGTTGAAAATAAATCTCACTCATTTGGCAAGATTCAGAATGAGTTGCGATGTCAAAAGCTTGAAAAAGGAACAGTGGATGTCAACAATTGTCCATATTTACATGAGCATGGGATAGATTCTAATGAAGCTGGCACTGGCATTGAAAACTCATCTCTACAGGAAAAAGAAGTCTCCCGAAGGGCATGTGATCCTGAGATCACAGCAGTAGCAAGTCATGAACAAGGCTGGAGGGTGAAGATGAACAATGGTGTTCAGATCACTATCAACAAGGAATCCTTGAAGGACAATGTTAGGCCATGTCAACCATGCATGTGGGCTGATAATGTACAGGTAATTGGAGCTGGCTTATCAACTGTACGGGAAGACAGAGAAAATGGATGCAATGCAGGTCAAAGATGCGGCCAAAATGTCgaaaggaaagagaagaatCTGAATGAGACTGTTGCTCAGGAAGATAATAAAATAGCAGAAAGATTGCAAACGGAAAGAGAAGAGCTTCTAAGAAAGATGGaagaagagagggagagagagagggaaagagaaaaggacAGGATGGCTGTTGATAAAGCCACCCTGGAAGCTCGTGATAGGTCATATGCTGAAGCCCGTGGAAGAGCAGAAAGAGCTGCTGTTGAAAGACCCACTGCTGAAGTTCGGCAAAGAGCAATGTCTGTGGCTCGAGAAAAATTAGAGAAGGCATCTTTCGAGGCTAGGGAGAGATCTGTACCTGATAAGGCATCTGTGGAGGCAAGGATCAGGGCCGAGCGTGCTGCAGTAGAAAGAGCTACTCTAGAGGCTAGGCAACGTGCTTTTGAAAAAGCAATGGCTGACAAGGTTTCCTTTGAAGCACGAGAAAGAGTAGAAAGATCAGTTTCTGATAAATACTCTGCTTCTTCCAAAACTGTTGAAATAAGACAGAGCTCTTCCTTCCGT TCACAGAGTGCTGGAACTTCAAATGTGTTGCGATATTCATATTCTACAGCCCATGCCG GACTCGAAGGCGAATCACCTCAGAGGTGCAAAGCTCGATTGGAGAGATATCGTAGAACAGCAGAGCGTGCA GCGAAAGCTTTGGCTGAGAAAAACATGCGTGATCTTCTTGCCCAAAGAGAACAAGCAGAGAGGAAT AGATTAGCGGAGACTCTGGATGCTGAAGTTAAGAGATGGTCAAGTGGGAAAGGAGGGAATCTTCGGGCGCTGCTTTCGACGTTGCAATAT ATTCTTGGGCCAGATTGTGGTTGGCAGCCAATTCCATTAACTGAAGTTATAACTTCTGCAGCGGTAAAGAAAGCTTACAGGAAGGCCACTCTTTGTGTTCACCCTGACAAATTACAACAACGTGGTGCTAGCATTCAACAGAAGTATATATGTGAGAAAGTGTTTGATCTTTTGAAG GAAGCCTGGAACACATTTAACTCTGAGGAATGGTAG